From Schistocerca gregaria isolate iqSchGreg1 chromosome 10, iqSchGreg1.2, whole genome shotgun sequence, one genomic window encodes:
- the LOC126293684 gene encoding keratinocyte proline-rich protein-like, whose amino-acid sequence MNKRFGFASKLRPVFVEAVTNTQTAHYANGCGKKDTSCPKKEPQKPCPKKKPEHCPKKKRENKCPKEDPCEPKKPPPAKSCDPCARPPPCSKPPKQPEPKPDPCRKPTEDPCLQKEKCPKTGCAEKEKCPKKEMKKSDCRVDDPCPKIRPGPCPKPVICPPTCKSDC is encoded by the coding sequence GCTGTCACCAACACACAAACTGCTCACTATGCAAACGGATGTGGTAAGAAGGACACCAGCTGCCCAAAGAAAGAACCACAGAAACCGTGTCCTAAGAAGAAGCCCGAACACTGTCCCAAAAAGAAGAGGGAAAATAAATGCCCAAAGGAAGACCCGTGCGAACCAAAAAAGCCCCCGCCAGCGAAATCGTGCGATCCCTGTGCGAGACCTCCGCCCTGTTCGAAGCCGCCCAAACAGCCGGAACCCAAACCAGACCCCTGCAGAAAGCCGACAGAAGACCCCTGCCTGCAGAAAGAAAAATGTCCGAAAACTGGCTGTGCGGAGAAGGAAAAATGCccaaagaaagaaatgaagaaaagtgACTGTAGAGTAGATGATCCTTGCCCGAAAATAAGACCCGGCCCCTGTCCGAAGCCAGTTATCTGTCCCCCGACGTGCAAATCGGACTGCTAA